Proteins from a genomic interval of Croceicoccus naphthovorans:
- a CDS encoding extensin family protein codes for MMFRFAKLPTRPFRFDYAIVAALLIGGAVLYGLDWLARHPEHDPRAPLTIGQKEGWATGEKLTSLRDGGPDCRAVLERSGIAFDELQPVGQDACLREDRLIPDADPELGLSFTPARADATCGVHAGLAWWLEHRVQPAAEELLGSRVVRISQLGTANCRRVNGASTGRWSEHATGNAIDIAGFELADGRTVSVLRDWDAGDETAAFLRAARDGACDVFGTTLSPDYNALHADHFHLDQAQRGFGGYCR; via the coding sequence ATGATGTTCCGATTTGCCAAGCTGCCAACCCGCCCGTTCCGGTTCGACTATGCCATCGTCGCCGCGCTGCTCATCGGCGGCGCGGTGCTCTACGGGCTGGATTGGCTGGCGCGGCACCCGGAACACGATCCGCGCGCGCCGTTGACGATCGGGCAGAAAGAGGGGTGGGCGACCGGCGAAAAGCTGACTTCCCTGCGCGATGGCGGGCCGGATTGCCGGGCGGTTCTGGAACGGTCCGGCATCGCATTCGATGAACTGCAGCCTGTCGGTCAGGATGCCTGCCTGCGCGAAGATCGTCTGATTCCCGATGCCGATCCCGAACTCGGCCTGTCGTTCACACCGGCCCGCGCCGATGCGACCTGCGGCGTTCACGCGGGGCTGGCGTGGTGGCTGGAACACCGCGTACAGCCCGCCGCAGAGGAATTGCTGGGCAGCCGCGTCGTGCGGATCAGCCAGCTTGGCACCGCGAATTGCCGCCGGGTCAACGGCGCATCGACCGGGCGGTGGAGCGAACATGCCACCGGCAACGCCATCGACATCGCCGGGTTCGAACTGGCCGACGGGCGAACCGTCAGTGTGTTGCGCGATTGGGATGCCGGGGATGAAACCGCCGCGTTCCTGCGGGCCGCCCGTGACGGGGCCTGCGACGTTTTTGGCACGACGCTTTCACCCGATTATAACGCGCTCCACGCCGATCACTTCCATCTCGATCAGGCGCAGCGCGGATTCGGCGGTTATTGCCGCTAG
- the phoB gene encoding phosphate regulon transcriptional regulator PhoB, whose translation MPAPRLLLVEDDLSLAELLQYRFESEGYDVATTADGDEALLLANEQAPDLVILDWMVEGTSGIEICRRLRRDKETAHVPIVMLTARGNEDDRIRGLETGADDYITKPFSPRELIARVGAVLRRVRPALAGETLEVGDIKLDATSHRATRRGQALQLGPTEFRLLKFFMEHPGRVFSRGQLLDAVWGTGSDIELRTVDVHIRRLRKGLTVDGCKDPVRTVRSAGYAFEAV comes from the coding sequence TTGCCAGCCCCTCGCCTGCTGCTAGTCGAAGACGATCTTTCGCTGGCCGAATTGCTGCAATATCGCTTCGAATCCGAAGGTTATGACGTCGCGACCACCGCCGATGGCGACGAGGCCTTGCTTCTCGCCAACGAACAGGCGCCCGATCTCGTCATTCTCGACTGGATGGTCGAAGGCACCAGCGGCATCGAAATCTGCCGCCGTTTGCGCCGCGACAAGGAGACAGCGCACGTTCCCATCGTGATGCTGACCGCGCGCGGAAACGAGGACGACCGCATTCGCGGCCTTGAGACCGGGGCCGATGACTACATAACCAAGCCGTTCAGCCCCCGCGAACTGATCGCCCGCGTCGGCGCCGTGCTGCGCCGTGTGCGTCCGGCGCTGGCCGGGGAAACGCTTGAGGTGGGGGACATCAAGCTCGACGCTACAAGCCATCGCGCCACTCGTCGCGGACAGGCCCTGCAACTAGGGCCGACCGAGTTCCGGCTGCTGAAGTTCTTCATGGAGCATCCGGGCCGCGTATTCAGCCGTGGCCAATTGCTCGACGCGGTCTGGGGCACCGGCAGCGATATCGAATTGCGTACGGTCGACGTCCATATTCGCCGCCTGCGCAAGGGGCTTACGGTCGACGGCTGCAAGGACCCGGTCCGCACCGTCCGATCCGCCGGCTATGCTTTCGAGGCGGTCTGA
- the phoU gene encoding phosphate signaling complex protein PhoU, which translates to MEHTVKAFEEDITRLRGLIAEMGGLAELSVQESLDAIVNGDDELAQKVIARDKEIDALEMEVDRLAVRIIALRAPMADDLREVIAALKIAGVVERIGDYAKNISKRVGKIEGRRRFEPLALIPAMGEVAAEMVHDVLTAYAARDPQLAREVIARDATVDAFYDSIFRNLVTHMVENPATIGSAAQLLFVARNVERVGDHATNVAEMVHYAATGTYPPDREEATH; encoded by the coding sequence ATGGAACACACGGTAAAGGCCTTTGAAGAAGACATCACCCGCCTGCGCGGCCTGATCGCGGAGATGGGCGGCCTTGCCGAATTGTCGGTGCAGGAATCGCTGGACGCCATCGTCAACGGCGATGACGAACTGGCGCAGAAGGTCATCGCCCGCGACAAGGAGATCGACGCGCTGGAGATGGAGGTCGACCGTCTGGCCGTCCGCATCATCGCCCTGCGCGCGCCGATGGCCGACGATTTGCGCGAAGTCATCGCCGCGTTGAAAATTGCAGGCGTGGTCGAACGTATCGGTGATTATGCCAAGAACATTTCCAAGCGTGTCGGCAAGATCGAAGGCCGCCGCCGCTTCGAACCGCTGGCGCTGATCCCGGCCATGGGCGAAGTCGCGGCCGAAATGGTGCACGATGTGCTTACGGCCTATGCCGCGCGCGATCCGCAACTGGCCAGGGAAGTCATCGCCCGCGACGCCACGGTCGATGCCTTCTACGATTCGATTTTCCGCAACCTCGTTACCCACATGGTCGAAAACCCGGCCACGATCGGGTCCGCCGCGCAGCTGCTTTTCGTGGCGCGCAATGTGGAGCGGGTTGGCGATCATGCGACGAACGTTGCCGAGATGGTGCACTATGCCGCGACGGGCACCTATCCGCCCGATCGGGAAGAAGCCACGCATTGA
- the pstB gene encoding phosphate ABC transporter ATP-binding protein PstB codes for MNNPELTSTAPGTFTDAGPAKISADKVSVYYGEKKAIDEVSIDIHTKYVTAFIGPSGCGKSTFLRTLNRMNDTIPSARVDGEILLDGEDIYRSKMDVVQLRARVGMVFQKPNPFPKSIYENIAYGPKIHGLAESKSDLDGIVEQSLQRAGLWDEVKDRLSDSGTALSGGQQQRLCIARAIAVDPEVILMDEPCSALDPIATARIEELIDDLRGRYAIVIVTHSMQQAARVSQRTAFFHLGNLVEYGRTSDIFTNPREERTKDYITGRYG; via the coding sequence ATGAACAATCCCGAACTGACTTCCACGGCCCCCGGCACGTTTACCGACGCGGGCCCGGCGAAGATCAGCGCCGACAAGGTTTCGGTCTATTACGGTGAGAAAAAGGCGATCGACGAAGTCTCGATCGACATTCACACCAAGTATGTGACCGCGTTCATCGGCCCGTCGGGCTGCGGCAAATCGACGTTCCTGCGGACCCTGAACCGCATGAACGACACGATCCCCAGCGCGCGCGTCGATGGCGAAATCCTGTTGGATGGCGAAGATATCTACCGTTCCAAGATGGACGTGGTGCAACTGCGTGCACGTGTCGGCATGGTGTTCCAGAAACCGAACCCGTTCCCGAAGTCGATCTATGAGAATATCGCCTACGGCCCGAAAATCCATGGTTTGGCCGAGAGCAAGAGCGACCTCGACGGCATCGTCGAACAATCGCTGCAACGCGCCGGCCTGTGGGACGAGGTGAAGGACCGTCTGTCCGATTCGGGCACCGCGCTTTCGGGCGGTCAGCAACAGCGCCTGTGCATCGCCCGCGCCATCGCGGTCGATCCCGAAGTGATCCTGATGGACGAGCCTTGCTCGGCTCTCGACCCGATCGCCACCGCGCGAATCGAGGAGCTGATCGACGACCTGCGCGGGCGCTATGCCATCGTGATCGTCACGCATTCCATGCAGCAGGCGGCCCGCGTTTCGCAAAGAACCGCGTTTTTCCACCTCGGAAACCTTGTAGAATACGGTCGCACCAGTGACATATTCACCAATCCGCGCGAAGAACGGACCAAGGATTACATCACCGGACGCTACGGCTGA
- the pstA gene encoding phosphate ABC transporter permease PstA, with the protein MSSTSAGPTTAEARAARNARLQARLEKRYAAERRFKLFALASVVFSGIVLAILLVTMTANGIGGFTRAELDVKVDFPSAGLTVTEGRLRQPGAESALRSAGLPEVLAFSATEAFGQDVADQLGNGAWRDLAKQLVRDPSMLSRDTVVSVPVGRDLASAVRGDGNSEMRAMAQRLEEQGVLHRAFDWGFLERADATDPQEAGIWGALKGSLLTMIVTLALAFPIGVLAAVYLEEYAPKNKWTDIIEVSINNLAAVPSIIFGLLGLAVFLAIFPSYRSAPLIGGMTLALMTMPVIVISGRNAIKSVPPSIRDGALAVGASPVQVVFHHVLPLALPGILTGTIIGMARALGETAPLLMIGMRAFVASPPDGFTSPSSVLPVQIFLWSDEIDRGFVERTSAAIIVLLLFLLAMNGLAIYLRNRFERRW; encoded by the coding sequence ATGAGCAGTACCTCAGCCGGACCGACCACCGCCGAAGCCCGCGCGGCGCGCAATGCGCGGCTGCAGGCGCGGCTGGAAAAACGCTACGCCGCAGAGCGCCGGTTTAAGCTGTTCGCACTGGCCTCGGTCGTGTTTTCTGGCATCGTTCTTGCCATCCTGTTGGTAACGATGACCGCCAACGGCATCGGTGGATTTACGCGCGCCGAACTGGACGTGAAGGTCGATTTCCCCTCTGCGGGTCTAACCGTGACAGAAGGTCGCCTGCGCCAGCCCGGTGCCGAAAGCGCGTTGCGCAGCGCAGGTCTTCCCGAGGTTCTCGCCTTCTCTGCCACCGAGGCTTTTGGACAGGACGTTGCCGATCAGCTTGGCAACGGGGCATGGCGCGATCTGGCCAAGCAACTTGTGCGCGATCCTTCGATGCTGAGCCGCGACACGGTGGTATCAGTTCCGGTGGGCCGGGACCTTGCCTCTGCCGTGCGCGGCGACGGCAACTCCGAAATGCGCGCAATGGCGCAGCGGCTTGAGGAACAAGGCGTGCTTCACCGCGCGTTTGACTGGGGCTTTCTTGAGCGCGCCGACGCGACCGACCCACAGGAAGCTGGCATATGGGGTGCACTGAAGGGCTCGCTGCTGACGATGATCGTCACTCTCGCCCTCGCATTCCCGATCGGCGTGCTGGCGGCGGTGTATCTTGAAGAATACGCACCCAAGAACAAGTGGACCGACATTATCGAAGTGTCGATCAACAACCTTGCCGCAGTGCCTTCGATCATCTTCGGCCTGCTGGGTCTGGCCGTTTTCCTCGCGATCTTCCCAAGCTATCGCTCTGCCCCGCTGATCGGCGGCATGACACTGGCGCTGATGACGATGCCGGTCATCGTGATTTCGGGGCGCAACGCGATCAAGTCGGTGCCGCCCTCGATCCGCGACGGTGCGCTGGCAGTCGGCGCTTCGCCGGTGCAGGTGGTGTTTCACCATGTTCTGCCGCTGGCCCTGCCCGGTATCCTGACCGGTACCATCATCGGCATGGCCCGCGCGCTGGGCGAAACCGCGCCGCTCCTTATGATCGGCATGCGCGCCTTCGTCGCCTCTCCGCCCGATGGCTTTACCTCTCCGTCAAGCGTGCTTCCGGTGCAGATTTTCCTCTGGTCCGATGAAATCGACCGGGGTTTCGTGGAACGCACCAGCGCGGCTATCATAGTGCTATTGCTGTTCCTGCTGGCCATGAACGGTCTGGCAATCTATCTGCGCAATCGGTTCGAAAGGCGCTGGTAA
- the pstC gene encoding phosphate ABC transporter permease subunit PstC encodes MSPAIFVLLAVGLGLVGWLAARQRAWAFASQGDTRLHSLPRYHAWYVALWAFVPALVFALVWNSVSPGLVLQSVLADPAASALPAFGMTRNTILAEALAVARGSAQGVFNPLAEPLIEPARAAMQRYSIIGIVVTLLIGFAAGVYAFLRIRPDFTARTRVERAIMWLLIGASLVAILTTFGIVISLLFETIRFFGMVNPIEFLFGTHWSPNPMGDPAYTKSEDYGALPLFWGTIYIGAIIAMIVAIPLGLMSAIYLTQYASSGFRKWMKPMLEILAGVPTVVYGYFAALTVAPIIRDGAHAIGISSASSESALAAGLVMGVMIIPFVSSMADDSIAAVPSAMRDGSLAMGATKAETIRKVLIPAALPGIVAGVMLAVSRAIGETMIVVMAAGAAANLSANPLESMTTVTYQIVAMLTGEGSFDHPATLSAFALGMVLFVVTLALNFIALRVVKRYREAYE; translated from the coding sequence ATGTCGCCTGCGATTTTTGTTCTATTAGCCGTTGGCCTGGGCCTTGTCGGGTGGCTTGCCGCCAGGCAAAGGGCCTGGGCCTTCGCGTCGCAAGGCGATACGCGCCTGCACTCGCTGCCCCGGTACCATGCGTGGTACGTGGCGCTTTGGGCATTCGTGCCCGCGCTGGTCTTTGCGCTGGTGTGGAACTCGGTCAGCCCCGGTCTGGTTCTGCAATCGGTGCTGGCCGATCCGGCTGCTTCGGCTCTGCCCGCGTTCGGCATGACCCGCAACACCATTCTGGCAGAGGCGCTGGCCGTCGCGCGGGGTAGCGCGCAGGGCGTCTTCAATCCGCTGGCCGAACCGCTGATCGAGCCGGCCCGCGCGGCGATGCAGCGTTATTCGATCATCGGGATCGTCGTCACGCTGCTCATCGGCTTTGCTGCAGGTGTCTATGCCTTCCTGCGCATCCGCCCTGATTTCACTGCCCGCACGCGGGTTGAACGTGCGATCATGTGGCTGCTCATCGGAGCCTCGCTGGTCGCGATCCTGACCACCTTCGGTATCGTCATCTCGCTATTGTTCGAGACGATCCGCTTTTTCGGCATGGTCAATCCGATCGAATTCCTGTTCGGCACCCACTGGTCGCCGAACCCGATGGGCGACCCTGCCTATACGAAAAGCGAAGATTACGGCGCACTGCCACTGTTCTGGGGCACGATCTATATCGGCGCGATAATCGCCATGATCGTCGCCATCCCGCTTGGGCTGATGAGCGCGATCTACCTGACCCAATATGCCTCCTCCGGCTTTCGCAAGTGGATGAAGCCGATGCTGGAGATCCTCGCGGGCGTGCCCACGGTGGTCTACGGCTACTTCGCCGCGCTGACCGTCGCCCCGATCATTCGGGACGGGGCCCACGCCATCGGCATTTCCAGTGCAAGCAGCGAATCGGCGCTGGCCGCCGGTCTGGTCATGGGCGTGATGATCATTCCTTTCGTCTCCTCGATGGCCGACGATTCCATCGCAGCCGTTCCATCAGCCATGCGCGACGGCAGCCTGGCAATGGGTGCGACCAAGGCGGAAACGATCCGCAAGGTTCTGATCCCTGCCGCCCTGCCTGGCATCGTCGCGGGCGTGATGCTGGCGGTCAGCCGCGCGATCGGCGAGACGATGATCGTCGTCATGGCCGCCGGTGCCGCCGCGAACCTCTCGGCAAATCCGCTGGAGAGCATGACGACCGTCACTTACCAGATCGTCGCGATGCTGACCGGCGAAGGCAGCTTCGACCACCCGGCCACGCTGTCGGCGTTTGCGCTCGGCATGGTCTTGTTCGTCGTGACCCTCGCCCTGAACTTCATCGCCCTGCGCGTCGTAAAGCGCTATCGCGAAGCCTACGAGTGA
- a CDS encoding substrate-binding domain-containing protein produces the protein MRFTKSIVLAAISTVALAACGGEQAAASRDQIKAVGSSTVYPFAKAAAEEFTRSFPQYSSPIIESTGTGGGIKLFCAGVGTGHPDIANASRRMKASEFETCVQNGVTEVMEIEVGKDGIAIAESKEGQNFPLTTQQIYEALAKEPYGKPNTTKNWSDIDPSLPNEPILVYGPPSTSGTRDALAELILTEGCKADAATAALKESDEDRFEQICTEVRSDGAYVEQGENDNLIVQKLASNPKAIGIFGYSFLEENADKLRGLTINGSEPTYENIASDNYPGARPLFIYVKKQHVGAIPGLAEYLSTWVDNWAKGGLFTQKGMIASPEEAQAKFADVVSNMTTISASDLK, from the coding sequence ATGCGTTTCACCAAGTCCATCGTTCTCGCTGCCATTTCGACCGTCGCGCTTGCCGCCTGCGGTGGAGAGCAGGCTGCTGCCTCGCGCGATCAGATCAAGGCCGTCGGTTCGTCCACCGTCTATCCGTTCGCCAAGGCCGCAGCGGAAGAATTCACCCGCTCGTTCCCGCAGTATTCCTCGCCGATCATCGAATCGACCGGCACCGGCGGCGGCATCAAGCTGTTCTGCGCCGGCGTAGGCACCGGCCATCCGGACATCGCCAACGCGTCGCGCCGGATGAAGGCAAGCGAGTTCGAAACCTGTGTGCAGAACGGCGTGACCGAGGTGATGGAGATCGAAGTCGGCAAGGACGGCATCGCCATCGCCGAATCGAAGGAAGGCCAGAACTTCCCGCTGACCACGCAGCAGATCTATGAGGCGTTGGCCAAGGAACCCTATGGCAAGCCGAACACGACCAAGAACTGGTCGGACATCGACCCGTCGCTGCCGAACGAACCGATCCTCGTTTACGGCCCGCCCAGCACCTCGGGAACGCGCGACGCACTGGCTGAACTGATCCTCACCGAAGGTTGCAAGGCCGACGCCGCGACCGCCGCGCTGAAGGAAAGCGATGAAGACCGCTTTGAGCAGATTTGCACCGAAGTGCGCAGCGACGGCGCCTATGTCGAGCAAGGCGAGAACGACAACCTGATCGTTCAGAAGCTCGCTTCGAACCCCAAGGCGATCGGCATTTTCGGCTATTCCTTCCTTGAAGAAAACGCCGACAAGCTGCGTGGCCTGACCATCAACGGCAGCGAGCCGACCTACGAAAATATCGCCAGCGACAATTATCCGGGCGCGCGTCCGCTGTTCATCTATGTGAAGAAGCAGCATGTCGGCGCGATCCCCGGCCTGGCCGAATACCTCTCGACTTGGGTCGATAACTGGGCCAAGGGCGGGCTCTTCACCCAGAAGGGCATGATTGCCTCTCCGGAAGAGGCGCAGGCGAAGTTCGCCGATGTCGTGTCCAACATGACCACGATCAGTGCCTCTGATCTGAAATAG
- a CDS encoding OprO/OprP family phosphate-selective porin codes for MRTITTSAIAMIAAAGLATPAFAQDSEAEAMRAELEAMRAQMQAMAARIDSLEGQLVTAQAKADAATETSTTALAAAEEAKSDTSVKWKGAPQFEGNGFTFKPRGRMQYDVGYLGAPDSFTDSAAGFGSELRRAYLGFEGTIPGGFGYRAEVNLASEEVEFTDLYITYAASESVKLTLGHQKPFWGLEELSSDLFTSFTERAAINTAFGYERKVGLSAAISSGDVLAQGGIFTDSITDLNNDDGDNELAYSGRVVFMPKLGENQLHLGANVNYRDANAVRSVNYRVRPSIHTPDVRFIATGGMPVESELAYGLEAGYIAGPFHAAAETHWQKVGRPGLADPTFFGGYAEVGYFITGGDSRGYKNGAFDRVKPTNGVDKGGLGALQVNVRYDYLDLNDAGVVGGKQDGYELSLIWTPTDYTRFLINYGRMEYTDAAIPGVDGDRSYGVDAFGARAQIDF; via the coding sequence ATGAGGACCATCACCACGTCGGCCATCGCGATGATCGCGGCAGCCGGTCTTGCCACCCCCGCCTTCGCCCAGGACAGCGAAGCCGAAGCGATGCGCGCCGAACTGGAAGCGATGCGCGCGCAGATGCAGGCGATGGCCGCACGGATCGATTCCCTTGAGGGTCAGCTCGTCACCGCACAGGCCAAGGCCGATGCCGCGACCGAAACCTCCACCACCGCGTTGGCCGCTGCTGAGGAAGCCAAGAGCGACACCTCCGTAAAGTGGAAGGGCGCCCCGCAGTTCGAAGGCAATGGCTTCACCTTCAAGCCGCGCGGCCGGATGCAGTACGACGTCGGTTACCTTGGGGCGCCGGATTCCTTCACCGACAGCGCGGCCGGTTTCGGCAGCGAGCTGCGCCGCGCATACCTTGGCTTCGAGGGCACGATCCCCGGTGGCTTCGGCTATCGTGCAGAGGTCAACCTTGCGAGCGAGGAGGTCGAGTTCACCGACCTCTACATCACCTACGCCGCCAGCGAATCGGTCAAGCTGACACTAGGTCATCAAAAACCGTTCTGGGGCCTTGAGGAACTAAGCAGCGATCTGTTCACCTCTTTCACGGAACGCGCGGCGATCAACACCGCGTTCGGGTATGAGCGCAAGGTCGGCCTTTCGGCGGCGATTTCTTCGGGCGACGTGCTGGCGCAAGGCGGCATCTTCACCGACAGCATCACCGACCTGAACAACGACGACGGCGACAACGAACTGGCCTATAGCGGCCGCGTCGTCTTCATGCCGAAACTGGGCGAAAACCAGCTCCACCTTGGCGCGAACGTCAATTATCGCGACGCGAACGCGGTGAGGAGCGTGAACTATCGCGTTCGTCCGTCGATCCACACGCCCGACGTGCGCTTTATCGCGACCGGCGGCATGCCCGTGGAATCGGAATTGGCCTACGGGCTTGAGGCTGGCTACATCGCAGGGCCGTTCCATGCCGCTGCCGAAACGCACTGGCAAAAGGTCGGCCGCCCCGGCCTTGCCGATCCGACGTTCTTCGGTGGCTATGCCGAAGTCGGCTATTTCATCACCGGCGGCGACAGCCGTGGTTACAAGAACGGCGCGTTCGATCGCGTGAAGCCGACCAACGGAGTCGACAAGGGCGGCCTTGGCGCGCTGCAGGTCAACGTGCGGTACGACTACCTCGACCTGAACGATGCCGGCGTCGTCGGCGGCAAGCAGGACGGATACGAGTTGTCGCTGATCTGGACGCCGACCGATTATACCCGGTTCCTGATCAACTATGGCCGGATGGAATACACCGACGCCGCGATTCCCGGCGTGGATGGCGACCGTTCCTACGGCGTCGATGCCTTCGGCGCGCGCGCCCAGATCGATTTCTGA
- a CDS encoding sensor histidine kinase, with translation MNDRVPWGGMALALAGSVTLFLSTFEFWLSLAVLVVWIGSLWLSRPAPDRMRPRDEGSTITQDSMRDLIEPLNLPYLVMEHGRITLANKAARDVLGGHVIGQDARVALRHPEAVRLLDKNVAGEATIRGLTGPKSVWQFSLRPVDTRRAMIELVNRTAEADISRAHTDFVANASHELRTPLASIIGYVETLIDGENPDNARPIKPETRARFLETIAREAKRLQALVEDLMSLSRIEAEKHELPPTVFDFGPSIDTLIAGMQTLHGKDRIEFKRAHLPMPIRGDEQQVHQLVRNLIENALKYGADDQPARVSLQLQGDLLELTIRDTGEGIAPEHIPHLTRRFYRTDPGRSRAVGGTGLGLAIVKHIVERHRGRLAIESTLGVGTTVIVRLPRWQDDSAAVSA, from the coding sequence GTGAACGACCGGGTGCCTTGGGGCGGAATGGCGCTGGCCTTGGCCGGGTCGGTCACGCTGTTTCTTTCGACATTCGAATTCTGGCTCTCGCTTGCCGTGCTGGTCGTGTGGATCGGGTCCCTGTGGCTGTCGCGCCCTGCCCCCGACCGCATGCGTCCGCGCGACGAAGGATCGACGATCACGCAGGATTCGATGCGCGATCTGATCGAACCGCTGAACCTGCCTTATCTCGTCATGGAGCATGGTCGGATCACGCTGGCCAACAAGGCCGCGCGCGACGTGCTGGGCGGCCACGTTATCGGACAAGATGCGCGCGTTGCTTTACGTCATCCAGAGGCGGTGCGACTGCTCGACAAGAACGTTGCGGGCGAGGCAACCATTCGCGGGCTGACCGGGCCGAAAAGCGTGTGGCAATTTTCGCTGCGCCCCGTCGATACACGGCGTGCGATGATCGAACTGGTCAATCGCACGGCAGAGGCGGACATCAGCCGCGCGCACACCGACTTCGTCGCCAACGCCAGCCACGAATTGCGCACGCCGCTGGCCTCTATCATCGGTTATGTCGAAACGCTGATCGATGGCGAGAACCCGGACAATGCCCGCCCGATCAAGCCGGAGACGCGCGCCCGCTTCCTCGAAACCATCGCGCGCGAGGCGAAACGGCTTCAAGCGCTGGTCGAAGACCTGATGTCGCTTTCCCGTATCGAGGCGGAGAAGCACGAATTGCCGCCCACGGTCTTCGACTTTGGCCCCAGCATCGATACGCTGATCGCTGGTATGCAGACGCTGCACGGCAAAGACCGGATCGAATTCAAACGTGCGCATCTGCCGATGCCGATCCGTGGCGACGAACAACAGGTGCACCAGCTCGTCCGCAACCTGATCGAAAATGCGCTGAAATACGGTGCCGATGATCAACCGGCGCGCGTTTCGCTCCAGCTTCAGGGCGACCTGCTCGAACTGACGATCCGCGACACGGGTGAAGGCATTGCGCCCGAACACATCCCGCACCTTACGCGACGGTTCTATCGCACCGATCCCGGTCGCAGCCGCGCGGTAGGCGGTACCGGTCTTGGCCTCGCCATCGTCAAGCATATCGTCGAACGTCACCGAGGCCGACTCGCCATCGAAAGCACGCTGGGCGTCGGCACCACGGTGATCGTGCGGTTGCCTCGATGGCAGGACGACAGCGCAGCAGTTTCCGCCTGA